A genomic window from Sanguibacter antarcticus includes:
- a CDS encoding response regulator produces MYVLIADDSRVMRQIVIRTLRQAGYDWKIIEAADGQEVYDLALAEEPDLILSDWNMPNATGIEALNALRQAGCMIPFGFVTSEGSPEMRDQADEAGALFLIAKPFTAESFRDVIDPVLV; encoded by the coding sequence ATGTACGTCCTGATCGCTGACGACAGCCGCGTGATGCGGCAGATCGTGATCCGCACGCTCCGGCAGGCGGGCTACGACTGGAAGATCATCGAGGCCGCAGACGGCCAAGAGGTCTACGACCTGGCTCTCGCGGAGGAGCCAGATCTCATCTTGTCTGACTGGAACATGCCGAACGCCACGGGTATCGAGGCGCTCAACGCGCTCCGCCAGGCCGGCTGCATGATCCCGTTCGGCTTCGTGACCTCGGAAGGGTCACCAGAGATGCGCGACCAGGCTGACGAGGCGGGTGCGCTGTTCCTCATCGCGAAGCCCTTCACGGCTGAGTCGTTCCGTGACGTCATCGACCCGGTGCTCGTATGA
- a CDS encoding glycosyltransferase family protein, with protein MRQAGGRVDGARRALWHLRTGGVRQLRTWARRRRIAAGLPARSGRLDRHGRLTFDPWPLPERAPRRADLRVGVVLDDFSRLAFGFEWEQVLLEPSSWQRVLEDRPVDVLFVESAWAGNGGAWSYHLTGPTAPRPAFVELVAWCREHGVPTVFWNKEDPAHFEDFLDAARLFDHVFTTDSAMVPAYRDRLGHDRVGTLGFAAQPVIHNPVRAHGRGPERDVAFAGMYFAHKYPERREQMDLLLGAAHRVSGRMETGLEIFSRQLGGDERYQFPVPYAEHVVGSLTYEQTLAAYREYKVFLNVNSVVDSPSMCARRVFEISACGTPVVSAPSVAITALFPPNEVFTVSEPDEAEHTLRALVRSPELRDRATHLAQRRIWEEHTYSHRAAQVLAAVGIDDDGLRRPSVTAIVSTNRPHQLDHVLRTLGAQVGVRPQLALLAHGFDPDWSEIRATARDLGIDDLVTLTADASVTLGACLNLLVDAADGDVVAKMDDDDLYGPHYLSDQMYAMDYSGADVVGKQAHYMYLEALDATVLRFAEKEHRFTDFVMGPTIVACRDVARAARFADVARGEDTALLRSADGLGATIYAADRFGFVQVRHDDVAAHTWSASVAELLAGGEVQLFGRADKHAFV; from the coding sequence GTGAGGCAGGCTGGCGGTCGTGTCGACGGTGCGCGCCGGGCTCTGTGGCACCTGCGCACGGGAGGTGTCCGTCAGCTGCGGACCTGGGCACGGCGCCGCCGGATCGCCGCAGGCCTGCCTGCGCGCTCGGGTCGTCTCGACCGTCATGGGCGGCTGACGTTCGACCCGTGGCCGCTCCCGGAGCGTGCCCCTCGACGCGCTGACCTGCGCGTGGGCGTCGTCCTCGACGACTTCTCCCGGCTCGCCTTCGGGTTCGAGTGGGAGCAGGTGCTGCTCGAGCCGTCGTCGTGGCAGCGGGTCCTCGAGGATCGGCCGGTCGACGTGCTCTTCGTCGAGTCGGCCTGGGCCGGCAACGGTGGGGCGTGGAGCTATCACCTCACCGGGCCGACCGCGCCGCGTCCGGCGTTCGTCGAGCTGGTGGCCTGGTGCCGCGAGCACGGTGTGCCGACCGTCTTCTGGAACAAGGAGGACCCGGCGCACTTCGAGGACTTCCTCGACGCGGCCCGGTTGTTCGACCACGTCTTCACGACGGACAGCGCCATGGTGCCTGCGTACCGTGACCGGCTGGGCCACGACAGGGTGGGGACGCTGGGCTTCGCAGCGCAGCCGGTGATCCACAACCCGGTGCGGGCGCACGGGCGCGGTCCGGAGCGTGACGTCGCCTTCGCGGGGATGTATTTCGCTCACAAGTATCCGGAGCGTCGTGAGCAGATGGACCTGCTCCTGGGCGCTGCCCATCGGGTGAGCGGCCGCATGGAGACGGGCCTGGAGATCTTCTCTCGTCAGCTCGGGGGCGACGAGCGGTACCAGTTTCCGGTTCCGTATGCGGAGCACGTGGTGGGTTCGCTGACGTACGAGCAGACGCTCGCTGCGTACCGCGAGTACAAGGTGTTCCTCAACGTGAACTCGGTGGTGGACTCGCCGAGCATGTGCGCGCGGCGCGTCTTCGAGATCAGCGCGTGCGGCACACCCGTCGTGAGCGCACCGAGCGTGGCGATCACGGCGCTCTTCCCTCCGAACGAGGTCTTCACCGTGTCGGAGCCGGACGAGGCCGAGCACACTCTCCGCGCTCTGGTGCGCTCTCCGGAGCTGCGCGACCGTGCGACCCACCTGGCGCAACGGCGGATCTGGGAGGAGCACACGTACTCTCACCGTGCGGCGCAGGTGCTCGCTGCTGTCGGTATCGATGACGACGGTCTCCGGCGCCCGAGCGTCACGGCGATCGTGTCGACGAACCGCCCGCACCAGCTCGACCACGTGCTGCGGACCCTGGGCGCCCAGGTGGGCGTCCGCCCCCAGCTGGCTCTGCTGGCGCACGGCTTCGATCCTGACTGGTCGGAGATCCGTGCCACGGCTCGCGACCTCGGCATCGACGACCTCGTGACGCTCACGGCAGACGCGAGCGTCACGCTCGGCGCGTGCCTCAACCTCCTCGTGGATGCCGCTGACGGCGACGTGGTCGCCAAGATGGACGACGACGACCTCTACGGCCCGCACTACCTCTCCGACCAGATGTACGCCATGGACTACAGCGGGGCAGACGTCGTGGGGAAGCAGGCGCACTACATGTACCTGGAGGCTCTCGACGCGACCGTGCTGCGGTTCGCGGAGAAGGAGCACCGGTTCACCGACTTCGTCATGGGCCCGACGATCGTCGCGTGCCGCGACGTCGCCCGTGCTGCGCGCTTTGCCGACGTGGCCCGCGGTGAGGACACAGCGCTGCTCCGGAGCGCGGACGGCCTCGGCGCCACGATCTACGCCGCTGATCGGTTCGGCTTCGTCCAGGTTCGGCACGACGACGTCGCTGCGCACACCTGGTCCGCGTCGGTGGCTGAGCTGCTGGCCGGTGGCGAAGTACAGCTTTTCGGGCGCGCTGACAAGCACGCCTTCGTCTGA
- a CDS encoding response regulator has product MKALVIDDSRTMRRIVSTVLRDLGYETTEAGDGQEALDALEAGGVFDLACIDWNMPVMDGLTFVTKVRENKDWRSLTLMMVTTESEHGQIVRALAAGAHEYLIKPFTPDALRDKLELLGLLPVEETV; this is encoded by the coding sequence ATGAAGGCGCTCGTCATCGACGACTCACGCACGATGCGACGCATCGTGTCTACGGTCCTCAGAGACCTCGGATACGAGACGACAGAGGCCGGAGACGGCCAGGAAGCGCTGGACGCGCTCGAGGCCGGCGGGGTGTTCGATCTTGCGTGCATCGACTGGAACATGCCCGTCATGGACGGGCTGACCTTCGTCACGAAGGTTCGAGAGAACAAAGACTGGCGGTCCCTCACTCTGATGATGGTGACCACCGAGAGCGAGCACGGCCAGATCGTTCGAGCACTCGCGGCGGGGGCCCACGAGTACCTCATCAAACCATTCACCCCGGACGCGCTCCGGGACAAGCTGGAGCTGCTCGGGCTGCTCCCGGTAGAGGAGACAGTGTGA
- a CDS encoding protein-glutamate methylesterase/protein-glutamine glutaminase, with amino-acid sequence MTIRVVVVDDSVVIRRLVVQALESDPDVEVVATAANGRLALAKIEQHAPDAVTMDIEMPELNGVESVRELRKRGHTMPIIMFSTLTERGATATFDALDAGASDYVAKPSNVGSISESLKAVADQLIPKIRALVPRPLTSSPTARSAGTVPGGVRPSVAAQRHTVMLRATPRNHPVRAVVLGSSTGGPEALSRVVERLTEPLPVPLLVVQHMPAIFTRQLAHRLDRLGPSQVFEAVHGQVLEPGCVYIAPGDTHLELEGTAGRYRAKITHGAPVNFCRPSVDVLFRSALTVVGPDLLAVILTGMGADGKVGAGAVADAGGTVVVQDEETSVVWGMPGATAMAGYAHRVLPISEIGHTIAGIVRASQGAQEVSR; translated from the coding sequence ATGACCATCCGTGTAGTAGTGGTGGACGACTCGGTGGTGATCCGCCGGCTCGTCGTGCAGGCGCTCGAGAGCGACCCTGACGTCGAGGTCGTCGCGACGGCGGCCAACGGGCGCCTCGCGCTCGCGAAGATCGAGCAGCACGCGCCGGACGCTGTGACGATGGACATCGAGATGCCCGAGCTCAACGGCGTCGAGTCGGTGCGCGAGCTGCGCAAGCGCGGGCACACGATGCCGATCATCATGTTCTCCACGCTCACCGAGCGTGGTGCGACGGCGACGTTCGACGCTCTCGACGCGGGGGCGTCCGACTACGTGGCCAAGCCGTCCAACGTCGGGAGCATCAGCGAGTCGCTCAAGGCGGTCGCCGACCAGCTCATCCCCAAGATCCGTGCTCTCGTGCCGAGGCCCCTGACCAGCTCGCCGACGGCACGCTCCGCAGGCACCGTTCCCGGAGGCGTCCGTCCGAGCGTCGCGGCGCAGCGGCACACGGTGATGCTGCGGGCGACCCCCCGCAACCACCCGGTCCGTGCGGTCGTCCTCGGCAGCTCGACCGGCGGGCCCGAGGCGCTCTCGCGCGTCGTCGAGCGCCTCACGGAACCTTTGCCCGTGCCGCTCCTCGTCGTCCAGCACATGCCGGCGATCTTCACGCGCCAGCTGGCGCACCGGCTCGACCGCCTGGGGCCGTCCCAGGTGTTCGAGGCCGTCCACGGCCAGGTCCTCGAGCCCGGGTGCGTGTACATCGCCCCGGGCGACACGCACCTGGAGCTCGAGGGCACGGCTGGCCGGTATCGGGCGAAGATCACGCACGGCGCCCCGGTGAACTTCTGCCGGCCGTCGGTCGACGTCCTCTTCCGGTCGGCGCTCACGGTCGTGGGCCCCGATCTCCTGGCAGTCATCCTCACGGGCATGGGTGCCGACGGCAAGGTCGGTGCGGGCGCGGTGGCCGACGCCGGTGGGACGGTCGTCGTCCAGGACGAGGAGACGTCTGTCGTGTGGGGCATGCCTGGCGCGACAGCGATGGCCGGGTACGCGCACAGGGTGCTGCCGATCAGCGAGATCGGCCACACCATCGCAGGGATCGTCCGAGCGAGCCAAGGTGCACAGGAGGTGTCACGGTGA
- a CDS encoding methyl-accepting chemotaxis protein, which translates to MPALRTPPVLVRGLAGSITTARSRVAATWASSGGRLRARATSTAPTGQPARQPGGLRARWTDRSIVTKIMVAVGVMAVAAVLAGGVGAASLATVDRQSDELYVSHVVPMQYLSDVQAMFQADRARTLQYGLVNEFTRAELEAQLEQSLGELQALIVKYTPYAIRSNDMETLAYGIDNYHDMAASGLFPLVDSESERAFGLYVDGTMEPLSSIVVDPLQRETLAQSDAVAELSAQIHTTATRSTILIVVATALGALSALGLALVVALSVKSRLGSVQTALAAVGEGDLTVASGITGHDEIGDLAGSLALTQENLRTLVAKVAAASHSVRGAVNDLSDANATVATGSEATSTQAVVVASAAEEVSRSIQTVAAGAEEMAASIQEIAVNAQAAAEVARSATSVADSAHESVGRLGVSSEGIDAVVRSIVKIAAQTNLLALNATIEAARAGEAGKGFAVVASEVKDLAASTARATQEIVERVGAIRLDTASAAGAITEIATIVATIDDYQMTIASAVEEQTATTQEMTRSVNEAATGSGEIAANITGVASAASESSETVTRMGSTVELLLRTSGELDDQVTQFTY; encoded by the coding sequence ATGCCTGCTCTGCGGACACCACCGGTGCTGGTCCGCGGCCTCGCCGGATCGATCACGACAGCCCGCTCGCGGGTCGCCGCCACGTGGGCGAGCTCAGGCGGACGCCTGCGGGCTCGCGCCACCTCCACCGCACCGACCGGCCAGCCTGCCCGCCAGCCGGGCGGGCTCCGGGCGCGCTGGACCGACAGATCGATCGTCACGAAGATCATGGTCGCCGTCGGTGTCATGGCCGTGGCCGCGGTGCTGGCCGGGGGAGTGGGCGCGGCGTCCCTCGCCACGGTCGACCGCCAGTCCGACGAGCTCTACGTGTCGCACGTCGTGCCGATGCAGTACCTGTCGGACGTCCAGGCGATGTTCCAGGCCGACCGTGCGCGGACGCTGCAGTACGGGCTCGTGAACGAGTTCACGCGCGCGGAGCTCGAGGCCCAGCTCGAGCAGAGCCTCGGCGAGCTCCAGGCGCTCATCGTCAAGTACACCCCGTACGCGATCAGGTCCAACGACATGGAGACGCTCGCGTACGGCATAGACAACTACCACGACATGGCGGCCTCGGGCCTCTTCCCGCTCGTCGACAGCGAGAGCGAACGAGCCTTCGGGCTCTACGTCGACGGCACGATGGAGCCGTTGAGCTCGATCGTCGTCGACCCGTTGCAGCGAGAGACCCTCGCGCAGTCCGACGCGGTCGCCGAGCTCTCGGCGCAGATCCACACCACAGCGACGCGATCGACCATCCTCATCGTCGTTGCCACCGCGCTCGGTGCGCTCTCGGCGCTCGGGCTCGCCCTCGTCGTGGCGCTCTCGGTGAAGTCGCGTCTCGGATCGGTGCAGACCGCGCTCGCCGCGGTCGGCGAGGGCGACCTCACGGTCGCGTCGGGGATCACCGGGCACGACGAGATCGGCGACCTGGCCGGGTCGTTGGCTCTCACGCAGGAGAACCTGCGGACCTTGGTCGCGAAGGTCGCCGCCGCGTCGCACAGCGTCCGGGGTGCGGTGAACGACCTCTCCGACGCGAACGCGACCGTGGCGACAGGCTCGGAGGCGACGAGCACGCAGGCGGTCGTCGTCGCGTCTGCGGCGGAGGAGGTGAGCCGGAGCATCCAGACCGTCGCTGCGGGCGCTGAGGAGATGGCGGCCTCGATCCAGGAGATCGCGGTGAATGCGCAGGCTGCTGCCGAGGTCGCCCGCAGCGCGACGTCCGTCGCCGACTCGGCCCATGAGTCGGTCGGCCGGCTCGGGGTCTCGAGCGAGGGGATCGACGCCGTGGTCCGGTCGATCGTCAAGATCGCCGCGCAGACGAACCTTCTGGCGCTCAACGCGACGATCGAGGCGGCACGGGCAGGGGAGGCCGGCAAGGGCTTCGCTGTCGTCGCGAGCGAGGTCAAAGACCTTGCGGCGTCGACGGCGCGCGCGACTCAGGAGATCGTCGAGCGGGTCGGCGCGATCCGTCTCGACACGGCGTCGGCGGCTGGTGCGATCACCGAGATCGCGACGATCGTCGCGACGATCGACGACTACCAGATGACCATCGCGTCGGCGGTCGAGGAGCAGACGGCCACGACGCAGGAGATGACGCGGTCGGTCAACGAGGCGGCGACGGGTTCCGGCGAGATCGCTGCGAACATCACGGGGGTCGCCTCCGCCGCGTCGGAGTCGAGCGAGACCGTGACGCGGATGGGATCGACGGTCGAGCTCCTGCTGCGAACCTCGGGCGAGCTGGACGACCAGGTCACCCAGTTCACCTACTGA
- a CDS encoding chemotaxis protein CheX — MIAGTLTVDRDQILAISQDVFAAMIDGGETIVFERFGAVPEPADPIVAWVDMTIGGLGIGARAVVRTGRPVADELTRALLVMNPDEVVTPEDLADAFGEIANVVGGNVKSLLAAHAVLSLPAVASEAPAMAEHQFLQEIPLDWRGHVLVMSLWSLS, encoded by the coding sequence GTGATCGCCGGAACGTTGACCGTGGACAGGGATCAGATCCTGGCCATCTCCCAAGACGTCTTCGCGGCCATGATCGACGGAGGCGAGACGATCGTCTTCGAGCGCTTCGGAGCCGTCCCTGAGCCCGCCGACCCGATCGTCGCGTGGGTCGACATGACGATCGGTGGCCTCGGCATCGGTGCGCGCGCGGTCGTGCGCACCGGGCGCCCCGTCGCGGACGAGCTCACGCGTGCCCTCCTCGTCATGAACCCCGACGAGGTCGTGACCCCCGAAGACCTCGCCGACGCGTTCGGCGAGATCGCCAACGTCGTGGGGGGCAACGTCAAGTCGCTCCTCGCGGCGCACGCCGTCCTGAGCCTGCCCGCCGTCGCGAGCGAGGCCCCGGCCATGGCCGAGCACCAGTTCTTGCAGGAGATTCCTCTCGACTGGCGCGGTCACGTCCTTGTCATGTCACTGTGGTCATTGAGCTGA
- a CDS encoding methyl-accepting chemotaxis protein, with protein sequence MTATFSTDLRTHWFWDRPVWAKIATSLVVMAVVFGAVGGLGAVALARAGTHLDEVNTLTGELQGDLGDLRAAQATSHLLVRRAAGATDDAMREQILTSSAWNDRTVEQLITEVEGYEQSNTQQWSDFVDRWEAWTTYRDATVLPLATAGDVAGVENALAADVAGDPDSAGRALLLAQGQIDFQVGAVLAGAQDEVRRTIIALVVGFVVGAGIAVTVAVLVTRRITTSINDVKVALETMATGDLTHTVEIRSRDELGQMSASFDEAQVNLRAVITGVIDTAATVAAAAEELATANSEVAAGTEETSAQAGVVAAAADEVNQNVQTVAAGAEQMGASIREIATNANEAARIASRAVEHSTETATTVGQLGETSQAIGTVVKVITSIAAQTNLLALNATIEAARAGEAGKGFAVVAGEVKELASESGRAAEDIARRIEEVQSQTASAVSAISEITAIISSISDFQLTIASAVEEQTATTNEMSRGVSEAALGVGEIAANIGGVASAAAVSSEIVTQMGDSVSELAKMSADLRVRVAQFTI encoded by the coding sequence ATGACCGCCACGTTCTCGACAGACCTGCGCACGCACTGGTTCTGGGACCGCCCCGTCTGGGCGAAGATCGCGACGTCGCTCGTGGTCATGGCGGTCGTCTTCGGAGCGGTCGGCGGGCTCGGTGCCGTCGCCCTCGCCCGGGCAGGCACGCACCTCGACGAGGTGAACACGCTCACGGGCGAGCTCCAGGGCGACCTCGGCGACCTCCGCGCGGCGCAGGCCACCAGCCACCTCCTCGTCCGCCGGGCGGCCGGCGCGACGGACGACGCGATGCGCGAGCAGATCCTCACGTCCTCGGCGTGGAACGACCGGACGGTCGAGCAGCTCATCACCGAGGTGGAGGGTTACGAGCAGTCGAACACCCAGCAGTGGAGCGACTTCGTCGATCGCTGGGAGGCATGGACCACCTACCGCGACGCGACGGTGCTCCCGCTCGCGACCGCGGGCGACGTCGCCGGTGTCGAGAACGCTCTCGCCGCTGACGTCGCCGGCGACCCGGACAGCGCAGGGCGGGCGCTCCTGCTCGCTCAGGGGCAGATCGACTTCCAGGTCGGTGCCGTGCTCGCTGGGGCTCAGGACGAGGTGCGGCGCACGATCATCGCGCTCGTCGTCGGGTTCGTCGTCGGCGCAGGCATCGCGGTCACCGTCGCTGTCCTCGTGACGCGCCGGATCACGACGTCGATCAACGACGTCAAGGTCGCGCTCGAGACGATGGCGACCGGGGACCTCACGCACACGGTCGAGATCCGCAGCCGCGACGAGCTCGGTCAGATGTCGGCGTCGTTCGACGAGGCGCAGGTGAACCTGCGCGCCGTGATCACGGGGGTCATCGACACTGCCGCCACCGTTGCTGCTGCTGCGGAGGAGCTCGCCACCGCGAACTCCGAGGTCGCTGCCGGGACGGAAGAGACGAGCGCCCAGGCGGGCGTCGTCGCAGCGGCTGCAGACGAGGTCAACCAGAACGTGCAGACTGTGGCCGCGGGCGCCGAGCAGATGGGTGCCTCGATCCGCGAGATCGCGACCAACGCGAACGAGGCCGCGAGGATCGCCAGCCGGGCGGTCGAGCACTCCACCGAGACTGCCACGACCGTCGGCCAGCTGGGCGAGACGTCCCAGGCGATCGGCACGGTCGTCAAGGTCATCACGAGCATCGCGGCTCAGACGAACCTCCTCGCGCTCAACGCGACGATCGAGGCGGCCCGCGCCGGCGAGGCAGGCAAGGGCTTCGCGGTCGTCGCCGGCGAGGTCAAGGAGCTCGCGTCCGAGTCGGGCCGTGCGGCCGAGGACATCGCCCGCCGGATCGAGGAGGTGCAGAGCCAGACGGCGTCTGCCGTCTCTGCGATCAGCGAGATCACCGCGATCATCTCGAGCATCAGCGACTTCCAGCTCACCATCGCGTCGGCGGTCGAGGAACAGACCGCCACGACCAACGAGATGAGCCGGGGCGTCTCCGAGGCTGCGCTCGGTGTCGGCGAGATCGCCGCGAACATCGGCGGTGTGGCATCAGCCGCTGCCGTCTCCTCCGAGATCGTCACGCAGATGGGCGATTCGGTCTCCGAGCTCGCCAAGATGTCTGCCGACCTCCGTGTGCGCGTCGCGCAGTTCACGATCTAG
- the chvE gene encoding multiple monosaccharide ABC transporter substrate-binding protein, with the protein MKSISGRARSRAVVALTAVVASITLAACSAGDVTAGNDDQLVGVAMPTTTSARWVADGKNVEAQLEALGYTVDLEYAEDDVPTQVAQIQKMIDDGADLLIVGSIDGTALTAQLAAAAAADIPVIAYDRLIRDSADVDYYATFDNHRVGVQQATMLLEGLGVVDDAGAPTGATGPFVVELFAGSPDDNNATVFYDAAMDTLQPYIDRGVLQVPSGETDFETVATLQWNGDTAAERMNRLLADTYAGTDLVIDGVLAPNDGIAIALLAALAADGYGTDAEPLPVTTGQDAEIPSVKSIIAGEQYATIYKDTRQLAEVAVSMGDALLKGEEPEVNDVTSYDNGVQVVPTYLLAPVVVDASNYEALLVGGGYYTEDELR; encoded by the coding sequence ATGAAAAGCATCTCGGGCAGGGCACGTTCCCGTGCGGTGGTGGCGCTGACGGCAGTCGTCGCGTCGATCACGCTCGCGGCGTGCAGCGCAGGCGACGTCACGGCAGGAAACGACGACCAGCTGGTCGGCGTCGCCATGCCGACGACCACCTCTGCCCGATGGGTCGCTGACGGGAAGAACGTCGAGGCTCAGCTCGAGGCGCTCGGGTACACGGTCGACCTCGAGTATGCAGAGGACGACGTACCGACCCAGGTCGCGCAGATCCAGAAGATGATCGACGACGGCGCGGACCTCCTCATCGTCGGCTCGATCGACGGCACGGCCCTCACGGCGCAGCTCGCCGCGGCGGCCGCTGCTGACATCCCTGTCATCGCCTACGACCGTCTCATCCGCGACAGCGCGGACGTCGACTACTACGCGACGTTCGACAACCATCGTGTGGGCGTCCAGCAGGCCACCATGCTCCTCGAGGGGCTCGGTGTCGTCGACGACGCCGGCGCGCCGACAGGTGCGACGGGCCCGTTCGTCGTCGAGCTCTTCGCGGGCTCTCCGGACGACAACAACGCGACCGTCTTCTACGACGCGGCGATGGACACCCTCCAGCCGTACATCGATCGCGGGGTCCTCCAGGTCCCGTCGGGCGAGACCGACTTCGAGACCGTGGCCACCCTCCAGTGGAACGGCGACACGGCGGCCGAGCGCATGAACAGGCTCCTCGCCGACACCTATGCGGGCACCGACCTCGTCATCGACGGTGTCCTTGCCCCGAACGACGGCATCGCGATCGCCCTCCTCGCCGCGCTCGCGGCCGACGGGTACGGGACAGACGCCGAGCCGCTCCCGGTCACCACGGGCCAGGACGCCGAGATCCCGTCGGTGAAGTCGATCATCGCGGGCGAGCAGTACGCCACGATCTACAAGGACACCCGCCAGCTCGCCGAGGTCGCGGTCTCCATGGGCGACGCGCTCCTCAAGGGCGAGGAGCCCGAGGTCAACGACGTGACGTCGTACGACAACGGCGTCCAGGTCGTCCCGACCTACCTCCTTGCTCCGGTCGTCGTCGACGCGTCGAACTACGAGGCGCTGCTCGTCGGCGGCGGCTACTACACGGAGGACGAGCTCAGATGA
- a CDS encoding CheR family methyltransferase: MSLTAESFTFVADLVRKKSAIHLPPGKEYLVESRLMPLARRAGLSVDDYVRRQRTSASLTEAELIVEALTTNETSWFRDALPFVTLAGHVLPEVMANKPVTAPLKIWSAACSTGQEPYSIAMALLDALSGPSPRIEITATDLSGEVLAKAERGAYSQLEVNRGLPAKYLVKHFTKAGTEWQISKELRSLVRFSKHNLLGAPPVGPFDIVFLRNVLIYFDVEVKRDILRRLRTSMRPGGFLVLGAAETTVGIDDLWQRVQVGRSSIYQNTTRSRT; the protein is encoded by the coding sequence GTGAGTCTGACTGCAGAGAGCTTTACGTTCGTCGCGGACCTGGTCCGCAAGAAGAGCGCCATCCACTTGCCTCCGGGCAAGGAATACCTTGTCGAGAGCCGGCTCATGCCGCTCGCTCGGCGAGCAGGGCTGTCGGTCGACGACTATGTCCGACGACAGCGCACATCGGCCAGCCTCACGGAGGCGGAGCTCATCGTCGAGGCGCTCACCACGAACGAGACCAGCTGGTTCCGGGACGCGCTCCCGTTCGTCACGCTCGCGGGGCATGTTCTGCCCGAGGTCATGGCCAACAAGCCGGTGACCGCTCCGTTGAAGATCTGGTCCGCCGCGTGCTCGACGGGGCAGGAGCCGTACTCGATCGCGATGGCGCTCCTCGACGCGCTGTCCGGACCGTCGCCGCGCATCGAGATCACGGCGACCGACCTCTCGGGCGAGGTCCTCGCCAAGGCAGAACGAGGCGCGTACTCGCAGCTCGAGGTCAACCGCGGGCTCCCCGCCAAGTACCTCGTCAAGCACTTCACCAAGGCGGGCACCGAGTGGCAGATCAGCAAGGAGCTGCGCTCGCTCGTCCGCTTCTCCAAGCACAACCTGCTCGGCGCACCACCTGTGGGGCCGTTCGACATCGTCTTCCTGCGCAACGTCCTCATCTACTTCGACGTCGAGGTGAAGCGGGACATCCTGCGGCGCCTGCGGACGTCTATGCGGCCCGGTGGCTTCCTCGTCCTGGGGGCGGCAGAGACGACAGTCGGCATCGACGACCTGTGGCAGAGGGTCCAGGTCGGGCGGAGCTCCATCTATCAGAACACGACAAGGAGCAGGACATGA